The DNA region CAACACACCAGCACGGTGCGCAAACTGCCAACACCGAATTGATAGACCGCAAACAGCAGCGCTGGCACCAAGCTGAGCAGCACCGTATACATAATACGCACACTACTGTTGCGCGTATGGGCAAACGGGCCTGACGAGGGTTCGTAATCAATCATGTTCCAGCTCCTGCAACGGTTGGCTTGCCCTGGTGGGACGTTCTCGGCGTTTGGCGGCTTTCGCTGCCTGTTTAGCCGCCGCTTCTTCGGCGAGTCGCTGTAAGCGGATTTGATTCAGCTCTTTCGCTTTGGCGGCCCGTTGTGCTTTCAAGCGGTTAGCATTGAGAGACCCTTTGGCATGGAGAAAGTACTGCACCAGAGGGATTGCGGAAGGACACACGTAACTGCAAGCACCACAGCCAAGACAATGCTGAATGCCAATCGTTTCAGCCGCGGTAAAATCGGAAATCCGGCTAAACGCCGCCATCTGAAACGGCATCAACCCCATAGGACAGGCGCGCACACATTGACCACAACGAATGCAATCTGAAGGGGTTCGCTGCCGCACCTCAGCGGCTGTCAGCGCCAAAATCCCCCAACCGTTTTATCAATTGGGATATAGGGCGAGGAAATCACCTGCCCCATCATCGGGCCGCCAAATAACAAGCGTTCGGTACTGTCACTTATACCACCACACCAAGCCAGCAATTCATGCACCGGGGTGCCCATTGGCACTTCCACATTGCGCGGGCTGCCAATACCGCGGCCAGAAACCGTGATCACCCGACTCACCAGTGGTCGGTGGAAACGTACCGCCTGATAGACTGCCCGGGTAGTGGCGATATTGTGGGTGAGAATACCGACCGAGTTAGAGAGTTTGCCAACGGGAACCGTTTTGCCCGTGACGCACTTAATCAGGTGCCGTTCCGAGCCCATAGGGTAAATGCTGGGAACACTGCGAACCTGGATCTGCTCATCCTCAGAAGCGGCCAAGCGCAACTGTGCAATCGCATTAGGCTTGTTGTCTTCAATGCCGATAATCGCCTGCTGGGCGCCACAAGCCGTCAACATCAGCCTTACCCCGGCAACGATCTCCGCCGCATAATGCTGCATCGCCACATCATCACAGGTAAGGTAAGGTTCACACTCACCGCCGTTGATCACTAAGGTGTGCACCGCCGCGTTGCGGGCAAACTGCAACTTGGCCGCCGTGGGAAACCCAGCGCCACCTAAACCGACAATGCCCGCTTCACGCACCCGGCTGATAATTTCTGCGGCAGACAGTTGATAGAAACTGCCCTGTGGCGCACGCTCCCCCAACGCCTGTCACTGTTGGCGCGGATAATGATGGTGTCACATTTGGCTTTCGATGGATGGGAATTAAAATGCTGGGCAATGCCGGTCACCACGCCATTCACTGGCGCGTGGATCGGTGCCACCATCTCCGAATGGCTGTCGGCGATTTTCTGGCCGCGAAACACCTTATCCCCCGGCTGCACCAGCGCATTGAGTTTGGCGCCATTGCGCAACTGTAATGACAGCATGACATTACGTGGCCAGAATTCCCGGTCAATGCCGTTATTACAGGTCAGCAATTTATTGCTGTCGGGATGGATCCCTCCGCGAAATGGCCGCTGCAAAAACTTCAACATAATGCCTCCTTCAAGCCGCAGCCGTTTGAGGTTTAGGCCAAAACCAGCTGCGGCTGTCTGGCGGCAATGCCACAGTTGTCAGGCACTGTTGTGGACACACCTGAGTACAAAGTTTGCAGCCGGTACACACATCTCGAATAACGGTGTGCATCTGTTTGGTCGCGCCCACAATGGCATCAAAAGGACAGGCTTTATAACAGCGACCACAGCCAGAGCACAGTGACTCGTCAATTGTCGCCACCCACTGTATGTCAGCGTCGGCAATAGTGACCGAGACGCCAAGCAGTTCGGCGACCTGCTGTGTCAGGTTAGCGCCACCAAGCGGGCAGCCCGCCGGACTAAGCGCGCCCCGCACCATAGCTTCCGCCGCCTGACGACAACCGGCTTCACCGCATTGGCCGCACTGACCGCCGGGCATCAATGCTTCTATCTGCTCCACCAGCGGATTACTCTCCACTTTGAACACCTGCGAGGCATATCCCAAGGCCGCCCCTAACATCGCCCCCAATAACACAAAAAACAGTACGCTTATCATCTGCTGGCCTCCTCAGACAATTCCGGCAAAGCCCATAAAGGCCATCGACAATAGTCCCGCGGTAATAAACGCAATGGGATTTCCCTTGAATGCTGCGGGGATGCGATTCAGGCTGAGCTGCGCCCGTAAACCGGCAAACAGCACCAGCACCACCATGAAACCAATGGAAGAACCGAAACTGAACATAAAGGTCTGTAGCAGTGATAACTGTTGCTGAATGCTTAACAGTGCCACCCCCAGCACCGCACAGTTGGTGGTGATCAATGGCAGAAAGACCCCCAGCGACTGATATAGCGCCGGGAAGCTTTTTTAACGTAGAGTTCGGTCAGTTGCACCACCGCGGCAATCACCAGAATGAAGGCGATGATGCGCATAAATTCCAGATGTAACGGTCTGAGTACCGCAAATTCAAGTAGCCAGCTCACCACTGCCGCTAACGTCAGCACAAAGGTAGTTGCCAGCCCCATACCTACAGCGCTGTCGATTTTGTTCGAGACGCCCATGAAAGGACACAGGCCAAGAAATTTAGCCAACACCACGTTATTCACAAAGGCGGCGCCGAGAAAAATCAGTAAACCATCGGTCATGGTTGGGTTCCCCGTTGGCAATCAATGCGGGGAATTTTGCAACGCTTATGCCACTGTCTTTGAACCCTAATGGCATTAGTCAACAAAATGTTTTTATTAAGTTTTCTGTAAAAATCGAGCAATGCTAATGCGTTGCTGTGTTTGTCGCAAAGCCGACAAAACAGCGCTAAAACGAACAGCTTGCGAGTACGTTATGTGGTTTAAAGACGGCGAGGAAAACGCCCGCACTGACACGGGCGCTAGTGGATTTTTTATTGGTGGGGTAATAGATGCGCCAGTAACGCTTGATGGAACTCTGCGGGAGCTTGCATCTGTGGCGCATGTCCATAATCGGGGAACAACACTAAGGCAGCACCGGGAATACGTGCGGCGGCTTCCCGTGCCAGTACCGGGTAATTGCCGAGCTTGGCTCTATCGGCCGCAGAAGCCAGATCTTTTCCGGGTGCGGTGGTGTCTTTCTCGCCTATCAGCAACAAGGTTGGCACCTGGATCTGTGCCAACTCATAATAGACGGGCTGGCTATAAATCATGTCGTACAGCAGCGCCGAGTTCCAGGCAACAATCTCCTTACCCGGGCCGCGATACATGCCCGCCAGCATCTGTACCCATTTTTCATAGGCGGGTCGCCATTCGCCAGCATAATAAGTGTTACGTTCGTAATTACGGATACGTTCGTCGGTCACTTTGAGCTCGCGTTGATACCAGCCATCAACCCCGATATAAGGAACGCCCTTGGCTTTCCAATCTTCCAGCCCGATAGGATTAACCAGCACCAGTTGTTCAGTCTGCTTGGGATACATCAAGCTATAACGGGTGGCGAGCATGCCGCCGGTGGAATGCCCCATGATAATGGCCTTATCAATCGACAAGGAGGCCAGCAAAGCCTGAGTATTTTGTGCCAGTTGCTGAAAACTGTATTGGTAGGCCCGTGGTTTGCTGGATTTACAGAAACCAATCTGATCCGGCATCACCACCCGATAGCCCGCCTCGCTGAGACTGCGCGCTGTGGCTTCCCAGGTTGCGCCACAAAAATTCTTACCATGTAGCAACACCACTGTATGACCATTGGCTTTTGCTGGTTGCAGATCCATGTAGGCCATATGCAGCGACTGTTGCTGCGATTGAAACGCATATTGCGCCACGGGCCATGGATAATTGAACCCTTCTAACTCTGCGCCATAAGCGGGTTTGTCTGCCGCCTGAGCTACATTCCCGAAACAGCTGCAAAGCAGCATGCTGCCCCATAACCAATGCCGTCCACTGCGATACATCGCCACCTCCTGTTATTCAGCTTTCGATGAAATACCAACTGCGGCCAAGTCTAGGGCAAAGCGCGCCAAGGGTCAAAGCCGTCAAGGTGCCACCACAGAGAGCAAGGCTGCACCTATTTGGTGAAATTATCAGCAATAACCCGTGCCAGCTATTGTCAGCAACGTCTGGGGTTTTGTCGTAAAGCTAACAATTTTATTGTGGCAAAAATGGATTGTTGTAAAACAAACAATCACATACAAAACAAATAGATATCAATAGCGTTTTGTAGAAGTTAGCAAAATGTTGCAATGGTCTGATTTATGCAGAAACCATTATCTGATTGCTCGCAAATGTACGACACAAGCAGCCACGGCAAAGCTCGGGAAGGTGGATATGGAACAGAGAGACAATGTTGTCCCCCAGATTGACACTCCGGCATTCGGTCTAGATGCCTATGCGCAGATCCTGCAAAATGCCCCTGTCGCTATCAGCATCACTGATAATCGCGGCAATCTGCTGTTGGTGAATGATACGTTTCTGGAAGTCACTGGCTACAGTCGCGAGGAGTTGCTGGGAAATAACTGCTCTATGCTGTCTTACAAGGCCACACCGCGCAGTGTTTACGAAAGTCTCTGGGGAGCCATCACCCGCGGTGATCATTGGCAAGGACAGCTGATTAACAAACGCAAAAACGGCCAACCCTATATTGCCGAAATCTCCATTTCGGCCTTTAAAGATAACAGCGGCAAACACTGTTACTACTCCATCCACAAAGATATTACCGACAGCCACAAGCTACAAACACACCAGAAAAACCAGTACACCATGTTCCAGGCCGTGCTGAACTCTGCCCCTATCGCTATTGCGCTTATCGACAATAACCACAATGTACTGTTCAGTAACCGGCGTTTTGAACACCTGAGTGACAGCATCCAGATGTCACCCATTGAACTGCTGGCGCAAGGACTGCGGCAGGAGTATGGCCACGAAGCCATTGAGCATTTTGTTGGCAATCGCCAGAACCGTTACAAAGGCGTGCATATGGAAGAACGTGGCCCGCTAGGGGAGCGCTGGTTCGATTATGCCTTGGCCAAAATTCCGGTTACCGACACTACCGCAGAAGCTTATTTTCACCCCGCCGATGAGTTTTATACCGTGGTGGCGATTGCCGATCGCACCAAGGAAAAACTGCTGGTGGAGGAGCGCCGCATCAACGCCGTGAAACTGATGGCAAGCGACAACAAATATGTGCATGCCATGCAGGAAGCGCTGATGGCAACCCTGCATCAACTGCAAGGGCCATTCAACATGCTGGAGTCGGCAGTCAAGATCCTCAAAAAGACCAACCATGCCTGCCCGGGGCTCAACGCCATGGATGAAGCGATGATCAACGCTGTCAGTGCCATGAATGAAATTAAACAGGCGATCCCAGAGCGGGCCAATGAAGCCTTCCAGCCGGTCAATCTGAACCAGGTGATCCGTGATGTTACCGCTATCAGTACCGATGAGATGCTGCTTAGCTGTACCCATCTGGAATTACAGTTGCAGGCGGTGTTGCCGTCAATTTCTGGAATGCCCCATAGGTTGGTGTTGGCGCTGAAACAGCTTATTGATAATGCCATTGACGCTATCCAGTCATCCAAAGCCGCGGAGCGCACCCTGCTGATTACCACCAGCGAAGATGACAGCGATATCTGCATCGTCGTTGAAGACAGTGGCTGTGGCGTGCCAGAAAACGATCGTCTGAAGATCTTTCAGCCATTTTACAGTACCAAGCCACGCCATATTTCCGGTTGTCGTGGTATCGGGTTATCGATAGTACAACAGGTGCTCAACGAGCACTCAGCCACCATCAGTATTGGCGACAGCGCCCGCCTTGGCGGTGCCAGTATTCGCCTGACATTCCCCAAACACACATGGTGATTGCATATGGCTGTTGAATTGAATCTGTTTGATCTCGAGCGGCAACTGCTGGCCGCCATGTACAAGATCAGTAGTGAACTGAATACCAGCCTCAACTACCCGGAATCGGCCAACAATGTGCTGAAAATCCTGCACAATGAATGTCGGCTGATGTGTGGCATGCTGACCATTCTGGACGAAGAACGCGATATTTTACTGATCAAGTCAATTCACAATCCGCTACCCCGGCCGCTCACCGATGAAAAACAGGTGTACTACAAAGTGGGTGAAGGCATTGTTGGTGATGTGCTGCAACACGGCAGTTCCATCGTTATCCGCCAGTTGGGCAATGACCAGCGTTTTGCTGACAAACTGGCACTGTACGACTATGAAAAGCCCTATATTTGTGTGCCGTTAAAAGATGGCAGCAATAAAGTTATCGGCGCGCTCTCAGCCCAGCCGCCCCAATGCCGCGATGATTCACTGACGGCTCTCGCCAAGTTTTTAGAGATGATTGCTAACCTGATCGCTAAAAATGTGCAATTAGCCTACAAGGTTGAAACCAAAGAAAAACAGCTGGTGGATGAGCGGGACGGCCTGCGCCGAAAAGTACGCAACAATTACAGTTTCAAAAACTTGGTGGGCCACACCAAAACCATGCGGCAGATCTTTGAGCAGATCCGGCTAGTGTCCCGCTGGGATTCAACCGTGTTGCTCCGTGGTGAGTCCGGCACGGGTAAAGAACTGGTGGCCAATGCCATTCACTACAACTCGCCCCGCGCCAACAACCCATTTATCAAACTCAACTGCGCGGCACTGCCAGACAACCTGCTGGAATCGGAACTGTTTGGTCATGAAAAAGGCGCATTTACCGGGGCGGTAAAGCAGCGCAAAGGCCGCTTTGAGATGGCGCATAACGGCACGATTTTTCTCGACGAAATTGGTGAAACCAGTGCGGCATTTCAGGCCAAGCTACTGCGGGTATTGCAGGAAAAGGAGTTTGAACGAATTGGTGGCACCTCCACTATTGCGGTCAATGTGCGCATTATTGCCGCCACCAACCGCAATCTGGAAGAGGAAGTCAGCCAGGGCAATTTCCGTGAAGATCTGTACTATCGGCTGAACGTCATGCCCATGTATTTACCACCACTCAGAGAGCGTATCGAAGATCTGCCGGAACTGGCAGAACACATCACCAAAAAACTTAGCATGGCGCAGCAGCGCCAGGTGTCACTCAGCGACAGCACGCTGCGGATGATGATGGGCTACAGCTGGCCCGGCAACGTGCGTGAGCTAGAAAACACGCTAGAGCGTGCATCGGTGCTGAGCGAATCTGGCGTTATTGTTCCGGAACTGATTAGTTTCAGTCAGTTGGATAGTCAACTGCTGCAACCAGCCAAAACCCATGCCGCCAATCACCATCAATACAACACTGCGGAGCCGAGCCTGGATGAGCGCGAGCAGGTGATTGACGCACTGGAACGTTCCGGTTGGGTAAAAGCCAAGGCGGCGCGGTTGCTGAACATGACACCACGGCAAATCGCTTATCGCATTCAAATCATGAATATCGAGATGAAACAGCTGTAAAAGCGGTTGTCGGTGCAGTTGTCACTTTTGTGACAATTGTCCGGCAAGCCACAGTCTCAATATAATTTAATATATTGATAAATAATGAATAAATAGCAGGAACAGTGTTTGCAACAGTGCTTGCAGTGTTTACCTTATTGCTGAGGAAGTCATGGAGCACCAGTCAAATTTAACCCATCCAGCATCAGCGCAAGTACGCCACCTGTTGCCCAAAGAGATCCAACAGCAGATCGCCACCCACCCTTGTTATTCTAAACAGGCGCATCAATACGCCCGTATGCACCTGCCGGTGGCCCCCGCCTGCAACATCCAATGTCATTACTGCAACCGCAAGTATGACTGTAGCAACGAGTCGCGCCCAGGTGTGGTATCGCGGTTGCTGGACAGTGAGGCCGCACTGCGACAGTTCCGCAGTATCAAGAAACGCGCGCCGAATCTGACAGTGGTCGGTATCGCCGGCCCCGGTGATGCGTTGGCCAATCCACAGGCGACCTTTGCCACCTTGAAAAAATTCGTGCCGAAGATCCACAGGCACAGTTGTGTATCTCCACCAACGGTTTGATGCTGGCCGATTATGCGGCCGAACTGGCGGCAGTTGGTGTGCATCACTTGACCATCACCATCAACTGTATTGATCCCGCGATTGGGGCGCAGATCTACCCGTGGGTGTATTACCAACATCAACGCCTACGTGGCCGAGAGGCCGCCGCACGCCTGATCCACAATCAACTGCTCGGGCTTGAAGCGGCAGTTACCGTTGGTATGTTGGTTAAAGTAAATACGGTCTTAATTCCCGGAGTGAACGAGCAGCATATCGAGCAGGTTGCCCAAGCCGTACGCCAACGCGGGGCACTGATGCACAATATCATGCCGCTGATCTCTGCCGCCGAACACGGCACCTTTTTTGGTTTGAACGGGCAACGCGGCCCAACCGCGGAGGAATTGGCAGCAGCTCGCGCCATATCATCGCAGTACCTACCGCAGATGACCCATTGCCAACAGTGCCGCGCCGATGCGGTTGGCACCTTGGCAGGTTGTGGGCAAGACGAAGCAACACCACCGCCTAGCGGCTATAAACTGGCGGTTGCGAGCAATGGAGAAACCTTGATCCAAACCCACTTCGGTCATGCCAAACGCTTTGAAATCTATCGCTTTGATCCACAGCAGCGGCAGTTCATTTTTCTGGAAACCCGTCAGGTTGCCCAATACTGCGCGGGACAACAGTCATGCCCCGATGATGAAAGTGATAAACAGCTGATTATTGAGGCAGTAGCAGATTGCCAGACAGTGTTGTGCGCCAGAATGGGCATCACCCCATGGCGGGCACTGGAACAGCTTGGCGTTACCCCCAATGTCGATTTTGCCTTCCAACCGATTGTTGCAGCACTCCACAGTATTGCCGCCAAACTCGCTAGCCAGACCAGCACGGAGAACGCCGATGAAGTATGCCATTACTGATAAGTGCGTTGGTTGCCACGCCTGCCAGCTCGTTTGTCCCAATCAGGCGGTATATGCCGATCCAGATAGCAGCGGGCGCTTTCATATTCATCGTCGTCGTTGCAGCGGCTGTGAAGGGCAATATGCTGCCCCGCAGTGCGCCAGCATCTGCCCCATTGAAGAAGCCATTGTCAATGAATTGAACATAGCGGTTAACCCACGAGGTAGTCTCACCGGGATTGGAGCATCATTATGACTAAAGAAGATGAAATCGAGCTGTTCTGGCTCCCCATCATGTTGTCATACATTGCGGGGGACACCGTATTACCGCCAATGCTGGGGCTGGAACACGCTCCTTATGAGGCACTAACAGCCAAGACCCGCGTGCTGCGTCAAACCCTGAACAAACAGCATCAGCACGCGTTACGACAACTGCGCCAACAATTGCGCAATATGCGACACAAGGAATATCAGGAGCTGATGGCGCTGTTACTGGAACATGCCAACCCTGATGCCAATTTGGTAGAACCTGCCGCGGCAGTTATTGCCTGTGGTTGTTTAGGAAATCGCCATCTGTGGAAAGATCTGGGATTGCCAGAGCGCCCCAGGCTGAGCCGCATGTTTGCTTGGTATTTTCCGCAACTGTTCCGCGCCAATGATCGCAATATGCGCTGGAAACGTTTTCTATACAAACAGTTATGTGAACAGGGTGGCGACTATATCTGTCGTGCGCCCAGCTGTGATGAATGTTCGACATACAGTGAATGTTTTGGTGCGGAAGAACACTAACTGACGTTATTCAAGCCCAGCCCTACGCACCTTGTCGTTAGCGTCAAACTCAATCACGCAGCGATAATGTCCTAACGTATAAGGGCTGTCGGCCACAATACGGCTGCCATTGGTCATATGCTGGGCTGACAGCCGTAAAAACTCGCCGGTTGCCAGTTGCTTGAGCACCGAGGTTTTACTGACGCCTGGGGTAAAATTACCACAGAGAAAAACCACTTCATTCCGCGCTTCTCGCCAGACAAACAGCCCAGTGAGTAACCAGGCAATCGCCAGTAATGCGGCCACGATCAAAACAGCCTTTTTCATAGCGCGCCTCACAAGGCTTATCTCTTTGATATTATTATGGCTTAATTTAGAAAACTTGCCTGATTACACCGCCCGTTCAACGCTTGCGGGCAAGCCCACAAGCTGACTGCGACGTTCCATAAAGGCAACGTCACGCCAGACACTATGCAGCTGCCCGAGTTTTTCGCGGATCCCCAGCAGTTTAAAGCCATACTTTTGGTGCAGCGCAATGCTGGCAAGGTTTTCACTGAAAATCCCGGCTTGCAAGGTCCAGAAACCAGCAGCCTCTGAGTCATGGATAAGACGACTCATCAGTGCTGAACCCACGCCACGCTGTTTGGCTTCATTAGCCACATAGATGCTGACTTCGGCAACTCCCGCATATACCGGTCGCTTGGATACGGCCGACAGCGCCGCCCACCCCAGCACCTTGTCGCCAGATACGGCCACCAGCCGACACTGCGGCAGCATGGAACTGTCCCATTCTTGCCAGCTTTTGTTGGCGACCTGAAATGTCGCCTTACCACTTGCAATACCCTGCTGATAAATGGCGCTGACAGATGGGAAATCTGCCTCCGTAAACGCCCTGATATCTAACATTACAGCTCCTTGCTACAACTAAATACTGGTGATTCAGACGGTTTCTGCTGCCATGGTTCAATCACCTCTTTGGCGACCCGCAACGCGTCAATCCCGGCTGGCACCCGCAATGGTTCGCGCGCCTAACCGGTTATTTCAGATAGGAACAGCAATAATCGGTCACACTGTGCACCTTTAGCGAGAAACGGCTGTTACCCGGCACCGCAAACTGTTCACCAGCGCTCACGCTTAACCACTGTTCGCTACCCGGTAGCAGCACTTCCAGCGTTCCGGCCTGGATCTGCATCAGCTCTGGCGCATCAGTGCCAAACTGATATTCCCCGGTAACATGATGCCCAGGGTTTTGACTGAACCATCGGCAAATGTCAGCTGGCGGCTGGTCACTTTGCCATCAAAATAGATATTGGCTTTTTCGCCACGGTAACTTGCTGAAATGCTGACATAAGAACCTCTCAAGCTGTGGGAGTAAACGGCATTTATCGGTGAAAAATCCGATTCTGCGCTAAGATTTTCACCGTGCAAAGTGCTTTTGTTACATTCGCGTTAAAAAACTGAATGACCCTTATGGTGCTATTGCGCTGGTGTTATACAGCTGACGCACTTTTCCCATCAACTAGGGCTCATGATCATGACCTTAGCGCCTTACCATTAGCGGTCAGCTACAAACTGCCGTTAGTCCCAAGTTTCAACGCAATCCCGGCAGTGTCCTCTGCCAACGACTAACAATCCCTATTGCGCTTTAACCAAGCACTGCTGCCGAATTGCGGCTAAGACCGTTTGTACTGACACCTAATGGCTAACTGAGGCCTCCTTGACTGGCGCATTCAAGCTATTGAGTGCTCAACGCAGAGAGCATCACTGTTAAGGACGCTGCTGAACAGTTGATGACATAGGCAGTTACTCGGCTACGATCGCAGTGAGTCGCTCGGCAATTGCAGATTACCCTGACAGTCAAAACTGAGCTTTACTGACAGAAATTCATTTGATGCTAATATGAGGGGTACTCAGGCACCCGCCGACACTGATCCAACCGACAGGGAGTGTAAAATGAGCAATCTGCAGCAAACCACCGCCAGCCAATGTGACATCCATAAGGGATGTGGCGCTGTGCAGCAAATTATCCATCCGAAAGACAAAGATCTCGGCGGTTTCAGTGTCCGCCGGGCACTGCCTAATCAGCAGGTACGTCAGGTTGGCCCTTGGATATTTTTCGATCATATGGGGCCAGCAACCTTTGCTGCGGGAACAGGCATAAATGTCAGACCTCATCCTCATATCAATATCGCGACCGTCACTTACCTGTTTCATGGCGAGATCCTGCACCGGGATTCCATTGGTAGTGTGCAAGCAATACGCCCAGGAGATATCAATTTGATGGTGACAGGCAGTGGCATGGTACATTCCGAGCGGGAAAGGGCTGAGGTTCACAATAGCGCCCATCAATTGAATGGCTTACAACTGTGGCTGGCATTGCCTGAGCAGGATGAAGAAACCGCCCCAGCCTTCTATCACTATCCTGCGGCCACCTTACCACAACGGGTACTGGATGGCGTGCCGCTACGGGTGATGATTGGCAGCGCTTATGGGGTTACCTCGCCCGTCAAAACCTTCAGCAGCACTTTGTATGTAGAAGCCCAACTACAACAGGGGCAATCGCTGCCACTGCCAGAAGCCAGCGAGCGGGGTTTATATGTGGTCAATGGTGAAGTGTCGCTCAAAGACACTGTGATTGCCGAACACGATATGGCCGTCCTTGATGCCACCCCCAATCTGCGGCTAACCGCCACTCGAGATAGCCAAATTGCCATTATTGGTGGTGACCCGCTCGGCCATCGCTATATCGATTGGAATTTTGTATCTAGTCGTCAAGAACGAATCGAACAAGCCAAACAGCAATGGCGGGAGATGACATTGCCGTTGATCCCTGGTGATGACAAGGAGTTCATTCCCTACCCAACGCTAACAAAGTAGTCATCAGCATATGTGAATGAGGGTACCTCCTATGTACGGGGTAGAAAAGGCCGTTATACCAGAGATTCCCTCGTTTTGTGCTCCCGCTTGATATCCCCAACAGTGTCCAAAATATAAGCGTGCCGCAATTCGCCCAAAAACCCCGCAGTAGTGCTTATTGGGTCATGGTTTCGGTCGCAAACTGCCGTGATTTGTGACCTTGCCCGCCAACCTCAATAAAAACCATACTGCTGCTCAATTACAATATTGATAATGATTCTCAATATCTATAATATTCGCAAATCTGCTTATGTAAATGGGTTATGGCATGTACAAGCTTTCAAACAGATTCTGGTTCTCTTTCCACGGTTGGTGTGCACTCCCCATCTGGGTACTGTTCTGTTTTATCTGCCTCACTGGCACGATTGCGGTTGTCAGCCATGAAATCACTTGGCTAGTTAACCCGAATGCCAGAGCGAGTAATCCTGATAATTTACCGGCTAAAACCCCGGCAGAACTTATCGCCGTGGTAGAAAAGGCTTATCCCGGCGCCGAGGTAGCGCAAGTCATGGTGATGGACGCTTATCTGATCAATGCTGTGATATTCAGCGACCATGATAAACCGATGGCAATCGCTTATGTGAATCAATACAGCGGTAAGATCCAAGAGGTCAACGCCGGTCTGACCTTTGTCGGTTTCATGCGCACGCTACATGGCTGGCTGCTATTTCCTTGGCAACATGGTTATAGCATAGGTTACTACCTGGTCAGTGCCATGAGTCTGGTGCTGTTGGGCTCGCTGATCAGTGGATTGATGATTTACAAGCAGTTCTGGAAAGCCTTCTCTGCGCCGAGAATTCGGACCAAACAGGGCAAGAAAACCCTGTTGGCTGACCTGCACCGTTTGGCTGGCGTCTGGTCAATCTGGTTTATATTGATCATCAGCTTAACCGGCTTTTGGTATCTGATTCAGGGCATTACTTACCACATGGGGATTGAAATGGAGCCGCACGCGCCCACAATTTCAGGACAGTTGCTGCCGACCACAGAGCCATCAGCGTTTCCGGTATCGCTGCAACAGGCGCTGCACTTAGCCAAGCAGCGCTACCCTAATTTCAACCCCAGCTACATTGGACTTCCGGAACACAACCGCGATAACTATCACCTGTATGGCAGTGGTGGCGAAATCTTTTTCGATGATTATTCCTATCAAGTTGCGGTCAATCCTTGGCAGGGGCAGATTATGCAGGCTTCCTCTCCGACCGATATGAATACGCTACAAACCATCACGCATATTG from Shewanella dokdonensis includes:
- a CDS encoding 4Fe-4S dicluster domain-containing protein, with translation MALTAAEVRQRTPSDCIRCGQCVRACPMGLMPFQMAAFSRISDFTAAETIGIQHCLGCGACSYVCPSAIPLVQYFLHAKGSLNANRLKAQRAAKAKELNQIRLQRLAEEAAAKQAAKAAKRRERPTRASQPLQELEHD
- a CDS encoding RnfABCDGE type electron transport complex subunit C; its protein translation is MGERAPQGSFYQLSAAEIISRVREAGIVGLGGAGFPTAAKLQFARNAAVHTLVINGGECEPYLTCDDVAMQHYAAEIVAGVRLMLTACGAQQAIIGIEDNKPNAIAQLRLAASEDEQIQVRSVPSIYPMGSERHLIKCVTGKTVPVGKLSNSVGILTHNIATTRAVYQAVRFHRPLVSRVITVSGRGIGSPRNVEVPMGTPVHELLAWCGGISDSTERLLFGGPMMGQVISSPYIPIDKTVGGFWR
- a CDS encoding RnfABCDGE type electron transport complex subunit B — translated: MISVLFFVLLGAMLGAALGYASQVFKVESNPLVEQIEALMPGGQCGQCGEAGCRQAAEAMVRGALSPAGCPLGGANLTQQVAELLGVSVTIADADIQWVATIDESLCSGCGRCYKACPFDAIVGATKQMHTVIRDVCTGCKLCTQVCPQQCLTTVALPPDSRSWFWPKPQTAAA
- a CDS encoding alpha/beta fold hydrolase; this encodes MYRSGRHWLWGSMLLCSCFGNVAQAADKPAYGAELEGFNYPWPVAQYAFQSQQQSLHMAYMDLQPAKANGHTVVLLHGKNFCGATWEATARSLSEAGYRVVMPDQIGFCKSSKPRAYQYSFQQLAQNTQALLASLSIDKAIIMGHSTGGMLATRYSLMYPKQTEQLVLVNPIGLEDWKAKGVPYIGVDGWYQRELKVTDERIRNYERNTYYAGEWRPAYEKWVQMLAGMYRGPGKEIVAWNSALLYDMIYSQPVYYELAQIQVPTLLLIGEKDTTAPGKDLASAADRAKLGNYPVLAREAAARIPGAALVLFPDYGHAPQMQAPAEFHQALLAHLLPHQ
- the nifL gene encoding nitrogen fixation negative regulator NifL — translated: MEQRDNVVPQIDTPAFGLDAYAQILQNAPVAISITDNRGNLLLVNDTFLEVTGYSREELLGNNCSMLSYKATPRSVYESLWGAITRGDHWQGQLINKRKNGQPYIAEISISAFKDNSGKHCYYSIHKDITDSHKLQTHQKNQYTMFQAVLNSAPIAIALIDNNHNVLFSNRRFEHLSDSIQMSPIELLAQGLRQEYGHEAIEHFVGNRQNRYKGVHMEERGPLGERWFDYALAKIPVTDTTAEAYFHPADEFYTVVAIADRTKEKLLVEERRINAVKLMASDNKYVHAMQEALMATLHQLQGPFNMLESAVKILKKTNHACPGLNAMDEAMINAVSAMNEIKQAIPERANEAFQPVNLNQVIRDVTAISTDEMLLSCTHLELQLQAVLPSISGMPHRLVLALKQLIDNAIDAIQSSKAAERTLLITTSEDDSDICIVVEDSGCGVPENDRLKIFQPFYSTKPRHISGCRGIGLSIVQQVLNEHSATISIGDSARLGGASIRLTFPKHTW
- the nifA gene encoding nif-specific transcriptional activator NifA, with translation MAVELNLFDLERQLLAAMYKISSELNTSLNYPESANNVLKILHNECRLMCGMLTILDEERDILLIKSIHNPLPRPLTDEKQVYYKVGEGIVGDVLQHGSSIVIRQLGNDQRFADKLALYDYEKPYICVPLKDGSNKVIGALSAQPPQCRDDSLTALAKFLEMIANLIAKNVQLAYKVETKEKQLVDERDGLRRKVRNNYSFKNLVGHTKTMRQIFEQIRLVSRWDSTVLLRGESGTGKELVANAIHYNSPRANNPFIKLNCAALPDNLLESELFGHEKGAFTGAVKQRKGRFEMAHNGTIFLDEIGETSAAFQAKLLRVLQEKEFERIGGTSTIAVNVRIIAATNRNLEEEVSQGNFREDLYYRLNVMPMYLPPLRERIEDLPELAEHITKKLSMAQQRQVSLSDSTLRMMMGYSWPGNVRELENTLERASVLSESGVIVPELISFSQLDSQLLQPAKTHAANHHQYNTAEPSLDEREQVIDALERSGWVKAKAARLLNMTPRQIAYRIQIMNIEMKQL